The following proteins are co-located in the Myxococcus fulvus genome:
- a CDS encoding hydroxymethylglutaryl-CoA reductase, degradative gives MGIDISRSIFSGFHRLSLEERCARVAAELGLSDAELAALTGEEGLGAEKAYSMVENALGYFSLPLGLGLHLRVNGRAYVAPMVIEEASVIAAVSFAAKLVGSAGGFIAEAEPSLMVGQIQLTRYGDPAWAQEHILAARSELLDLANALQPQLVRRGGGAKDLEVRLLDAPEGPQGEPLLVVHFLIDTQEAMGANLINTMMEGVAPRIEELTGGRVFLRILSNLADRRLARSRCVIPEELLSDYGMPGADIAEGIVQASRFAQADPYRAATHNKGIMNGIDAIALATGQDWRAIEAGAHAYAARTGRYGPLSTWKREDGNLVGEIELPLALGTVGGPLLVHPGVKAAFKVLGQPGARELACLFASVGLAQNLAAVRALGSVGIQKGHMALHARSVAVSAGTPPEWVETVAARLVQQGEVKVDRARRVLGELKGGVLPFVSPHNEDT, from the coding sequence ATGGGCATCGATATCAGCCGTAGCATCTTTTCGGGTTTCCACCGGCTCTCGCTGGAGGAGCGCTGTGCGCGGGTCGCGGCCGAGCTGGGCCTGAGCGACGCGGAGCTGGCCGCGCTCACCGGCGAGGAGGGCCTGGGCGCGGAGAAGGCGTACTCGATGGTGGAGAACGCGCTGGGCTACTTCAGCCTGCCGCTGGGGCTGGGACTCCACCTCCGGGTGAACGGGCGCGCGTACGTGGCGCCGATGGTCATCGAGGAGGCCTCCGTCATCGCGGCCGTGTCGTTCGCAGCGAAGCTGGTCGGCTCGGCGGGGGGCTTCATCGCGGAGGCGGAGCCGTCGCTGATGGTGGGGCAGATACAGCTCACCCGTTACGGCGACCCGGCGTGGGCCCAGGAGCACATCCTCGCCGCGCGCTCGGAGCTGCTGGACCTGGCCAACGCGCTGCAGCCCCAGTTGGTGCGCCGGGGCGGCGGCGCGAAGGACCTGGAGGTCCGCCTCCTCGACGCGCCCGAGGGCCCCCAGGGCGAGCCGCTCCTGGTGGTGCACTTCCTCATCGACACCCAGGAGGCCATGGGCGCCAACCTCATCAACACCATGATGGAGGGCGTGGCGCCCCGAATCGAGGAGCTCACGGGAGGCCGGGTCTTCCTGCGCATCCTCTCCAACCTCGCGGACCGGAGGCTGGCGCGCTCGCGGTGTGTCATCCCGGAGGAGCTGCTCTCCGACTACGGCATGCCGGGAGCGGACATCGCGGAGGGCATCGTCCAGGCGAGCCGCTTCGCGCAGGCCGACCCCTACCGCGCGGCGACGCACAACAAGGGCATCATGAACGGCATCGACGCCATCGCGCTCGCCACGGGCCAGGACTGGCGCGCCATCGAGGCGGGGGCGCATGCGTACGCGGCCCGCACGGGCCGGTACGGGCCGCTGTCCACGTGGAAGCGGGAGGACGGGAACCTGGTGGGCGAAATCGAGCTGCCGCTCGCGCTGGGCACGGTGGGCGGGCCGCTGCTGGTGCACCCCGGGGTGAAGGCCGCGTTCAAGGTGCTCGGGCAGCCGGGGGCCCGGGAGCTGGCGTGCCTGTTCGCCTCGGTGGGGCTGGCGCAGAACCTGGCGGCGGTGCGGGCCCTGGGCTCGGTGGGCATCCAGAAGGGCCACATGGCGTTGCACGCGCGCTCGGTGGCGGTGAGCGCGGGCACGCCGCCCGAGTGGGTGGAGACCGTCGCCGCGCGGCTCGTCCAGCAAGGCGAGGTGAAGGTGGACCGGGCCCGGCGCGTGCTCGGGGAGCTGAAGGGCGGCGTGCTGCCGTTCGTGTCGCCGCACAACGAGGACACGTGA
- a CDS encoding terpene synthase family protein yields MNVAVNFPMPFVSLCSPDRDAARQRNFDWARRFGLVTHDADARRYRAWDIADLTARWLPHASGAALDLGLDAIIVATLIEEQFDGAQDLSPEKTHEDCDSLLAVLQEEGAGPVPDGVLATALADVWKRTCRGASLEWRRRAARHWRCYIEAFPEEAWWRQSDGAQTRDGYLELRRKSGAVYLMTDLTEKVNGFETTERARQVPGVRRLLDLTADLIDTMNDVCSVEKELMRGDVHNLVLVLQAERGWSRERALAEAHDDMRRWCKEFLEIEAGLAEVCARHLLSREETNDLLRLTQGLKESIGGHPDWYRVTGRYDRLIPKGEPSYPNDLMRPVARS; encoded by the coding sequence ATGAATGTGGCCGTGAACTTTCCCATGCCCTTCGTGTCGCTCTGCAGCCCGGACCGGGACGCCGCGCGACAGCGCAACTTCGACTGGGCCCGCAGGTTCGGTCTGGTGACCCATGACGCCGACGCGCGTCGCTATCGCGCGTGGGACATCGCGGACCTCACGGCCCGTTGGCTTCCCCATGCCTCGGGCGCCGCGCTCGACCTGGGCCTCGACGCCATCATCGTCGCGACCCTCATCGAGGAGCAGTTCGACGGGGCCCAGGACCTGTCCCCTGAAAAGACGCATGAGGACTGTGACTCGTTGCTCGCCGTCCTCCAGGAGGAAGGTGCGGGCCCGGTCCCCGACGGAGTCCTCGCCACCGCGCTGGCGGACGTGTGGAAGCGCACCTGCCGGGGCGCCTCGCTCGAGTGGCGGCGGCGCGCGGCGCGGCACTGGCGCTGCTACATCGAGGCGTTTCCCGAGGAGGCCTGGTGGCGGCAGAGCGATGGCGCCCAGACGCGCGACGGCTATCTCGAGCTGCGCCGCAAGTCGGGCGCCGTCTACCTGATGACGGACCTGACGGAGAAGGTGAATGGCTTCGAGACCACCGAGCGGGCCCGCCAGGTCCCCGGCGTGCGGCGGTTGCTCGACCTGACCGCGGACCTCATCGACACCATGAACGACGTCTGCTCGGTCGAGAAGGAGCTCATGCGTGGCGACGTGCACAACCTCGTGCTGGTGCTGCAGGCCGAGCGTGGCTGGTCCCGGGAGAGGGCCCTGGCGGAGGCCCACGACGACATGCGGCGCTGGTGCAAGGAGTTCCTCGAAATCGAAGCCGGCCTCGCGGAGGTCTGTGCCCGGCACCTGCTCTCCCGCGAGGAGACCAACGACCTGCTTCGCCTCACCCAGGGGCTCAAGGAGAGCATCGGCGGCCACCCGGACTGGTACCGCGTCACCGGGCGGTATGACCGACTGATTCCGAAGGGAGAGCCCTCGTACCCCAACGACCTGATGCGCCCTGTCGCCAGGAGTTGA
- a CDS encoding terpene synthase family protein: MSASLAAVPRVVAFPIPFASRCSPDRDAARQRNLDWARASGLVANEVDERRYGSWDIADLAARWLPRASGAELDLAVDAIIVGTLIDEQFDGARDVPPEQVRVDCEALLDVLQVEGRPPSPVGVLATALADVWERTCRGASLEWRRRAARHWRWFIEAFPEEARWRQGSARLTRDRFLELRRKSGLVYMMMDLTEKANGFETTDRARQVPGVQRLLVLTADLVDTMNDVCSVEKELSRGDVHNLVLVQQAEHGGSRERAVAEIHDSMRRWCEEFIQLAAGLPEACAREQLPRAETDNLLRLVQGLEENLGGHPDWYRTTRRYEGLIPRGEAAYASDLMRPVDRVSR, translated from the coding sequence ATGTCCGCCTCGCTTGCCGCCGTGCCTCGCGTCGTGGCGTTCCCCATCCCCTTCGCGTCCCGCTGCAGTCCGGACCGGGACGCCGCTCGCCAGCGCAACCTCGACTGGGCCCGCGCGTCCGGCCTGGTGGCCAATGAAGTCGACGAGCGTCGCTATGGCTCGTGGGACATCGCCGACCTCGCCGCCCGGTGGCTTCCCCGCGCGTCGGGCGCCGAGCTCGACCTGGCGGTCGACGCCATCATCGTCGGAACCCTCATCGACGAGCAGTTCGACGGCGCCCGGGACGTTCCCCCCGAGCAGGTCCGCGTGGACTGCGAGGCGCTGCTCGACGTCCTCCAGGTGGAGGGGCGGCCCCCGTCACCCGTCGGGGTCCTCGCCACCGCGCTGGCCGACGTGTGGGAGCGCACCTGTCGCGGGGCCTCGCTCGAGTGGCGGCGGCGCGCCGCGCGGCATTGGCGATGGTTCATCGAGGCATTTCCCGAAGAGGCCCGGTGGCGGCAGGGCTCCGCGCGACTGACGCGTGACCGCTTCCTCGAGCTGCGCCGCAAGTCCGGCCTCGTCTACATGATGATGGACCTCACGGAGAAGGCGAACGGCTTCGAGACGACGGACCGGGCCCGACAGGTCCCCGGGGTGCAGCGGTTGCTCGTCCTGACCGCGGACCTCGTCGACACCATGAACGACGTCTGCTCCGTCGAGAAGGAGCTCTCACGCGGTGACGTGCACAACCTCGTCCTGGTCCAGCAGGCCGAGCATGGCGGGTCCCGTGAGAGGGCCGTGGCGGAGATCCACGACAGCATGCGGCGCTGGTGCGAGGAGTTCATCCAGCTCGCAGCCGGCCTCCCGGAGGCCTGCGCCCGGGAGCAGCTCCCCCGCGCGGAGACCGACAACCTGCTTCGCCTCGTCCAGGGCCTCGAGGAGAACCTCGGCGGCCACCCGGACTGGTATCGGACCACCCGGCGCTATGAGGGACTGATTCCGAGGGGAGAGGCCGCGTACGCCAGCGACCTGATGCGCCCGGTGGACCGGGTCTCGCGCTGA
- a CDS encoding peptidase domain-containing ABC transporter, with protein MPRSRLAVALEPYPLRHQLEEADCGPACLEMISAYHGATHSLAALKALSHVQTVGTSLPDLASAAEKVGFKVRGFHVEDPTDLEDEEGQALLPGIAHWDDHHFVVLYAVTPKEAVVGDPEQGLRRIPRAKLGEHWDGILLSLAPTEALFRPVPTAPVTSRRFGALRRFGRGLLRYRLLLFQVFVTTLLLQALALAQPLLIQGLVDKAVGGRDVSLLTAVGVGLAVLLVAQIAVSIARGAGLFLLSRGFSALLLAQFWRRLLSLPVTFFARRHRGDLLKRIEDHQRIRRILQGASVSVLLDLVMLVGYGAVLFLYDRAVFALFAGGAAVYAVWTLLLMPRRTVLDHQRFRVAAEASRLEMQMLGGIQTLKACGAERQARTRWEKLQAREAEAARRIWLHDTVHTSGAQLVNQAVSMGILVYEAHLVLEGRLTLGQMVATLAILGLALAPMQNLVMFIHQLQDVVISLRRVDIVYESTPELRDDSAQGTGALTHAPELRLDHVTFRYGSPNESPVLDDVSFTLPAGKMTAIVGRSGAGKTTLTQVLYGLYRPEQGQVLYDGQPLETFDPVALRRSVAFVFQKTDIFDGTLAENIALGDDTPDAERLLHAARTACLDELLALPNGLKTRIGEAGVRLSGGEEQRLQLARAIYRNPRVLFLDEATSHLDASLERAITEALQREAAGRTLVVVAHRLSTVRRADKIVVLDKGRVVEEGTHDELVLIPGGRYRALVENQMEQR; from the coding sequence GTGCCCCGCTCCCGGCTCGCCGTCGCCCTGGAACCGTATCCACTGCGCCACCAGCTGGAGGAGGCGGACTGCGGGCCCGCGTGTCTGGAGATGATTTCGGCGTATCACGGCGCCACGCACTCGCTCGCCGCGCTCAAGGCGCTCTCCCACGTCCAGACGGTGGGCACCTCGCTGCCCGACCTCGCCAGCGCCGCGGAGAAGGTCGGCTTCAAGGTCCGTGGCTTCCACGTCGAGGACCCCACGGACCTCGAGGACGAGGAGGGCCAGGCGCTCCTCCCCGGCATCGCGCACTGGGATGACCACCACTTCGTCGTCCTCTACGCCGTCACCCCGAAGGAGGCCGTCGTCGGGGACCCGGAGCAGGGGCTGCGGCGCATCCCGCGCGCGAAGCTCGGCGAGCACTGGGACGGAATCCTCCTCTCGCTTGCGCCCACCGAGGCCCTCTTCCGTCCCGTCCCCACCGCGCCCGTCACGTCCCGCCGCTTCGGCGCGCTGAGACGCTTCGGACGCGGCCTGCTGCGCTACCGCCTGCTGCTGTTCCAGGTGTTCGTCACCACGCTGCTGCTCCAGGCGCTCGCGCTCGCCCAGCCCCTGCTCATCCAGGGGCTCGTGGACAAGGCCGTGGGCGGCCGGGACGTCTCCCTGCTCACCGCCGTGGGCGTGGGGCTCGCCGTGCTGCTCGTCGCGCAAATCGCGGTGTCCATCGCGCGCGGCGCGGGCCTCTTCCTGTTGTCCCGGGGGTTCTCCGCGCTGCTGCTCGCGCAGTTCTGGCGGCGCCTGTTGTCGCTGCCGGTGACGTTCTTCGCGCGCCGTCACCGGGGGGACCTGCTCAAGCGCATCGAGGACCACCAGCGCATCCGTCGCATCCTCCAGGGCGCGTCCGTGTCCGTGCTGTTGGACCTGGTGATGCTCGTGGGCTACGGCGCCGTGCTCTTCCTCTACGACCGCGCCGTCTTCGCCCTCTTCGCGGGTGGGGCCGCGGTGTACGCGGTGTGGACGCTCTTGCTGATGCCGCGCCGGACGGTGCTGGACCACCAGCGCTTCCGCGTCGCGGCCGAGGCCAGCCGCCTGGAGATGCAGATGCTCGGCGGCATCCAGACGCTCAAGGCCTGCGGCGCCGAGCGACAGGCCCGCACGCGCTGGGAGAAGCTCCAGGCCCGAGAGGCCGAGGCCGCGCGGCGCATCTGGCTGCACGACACCGTGCACACCTCCGGCGCGCAGTTGGTCAATCAAGCCGTGTCCATGGGCATCCTCGTCTACGAGGCGCACCTGGTCCTCGAGGGCCGGCTCACGCTGGGACAGATGGTGGCCACGCTCGCGATTCTCGGCCTCGCGCTCGCGCCCATGCAGAACCTGGTGATGTTCATCCACCAGCTCCAGGACGTGGTCATCTCCCTGCGCCGCGTGGACATCGTCTACGAGTCCACGCCCGAGCTGCGCGACGACAGCGCGCAAGGCACGGGCGCCCTCACCCACGCGCCCGAGCTGCGCCTGGACCACGTCACCTTCCGCTACGGCTCCCCCAACGAGTCGCCCGTGCTGGACGACGTGAGCTTCACGCTGCCCGCGGGGAAGATGACGGCCATCGTTGGCCGCTCCGGCGCGGGCAAGACGACGCTCACCCAGGTCCTCTACGGCCTGTATCGCCCCGAGCAGGGCCAGGTGCTCTACGACGGCCAGCCGCTGGAGACCTTCGACCCGGTGGCGCTGCGCCGCTCGGTGGCCTTCGTCTTCCAGAAGACCGACATCTTCGACGGCACCCTCGCGGAGAACATCGCCCTGGGCGACGACACGCCGGACGCGGAAAGGCTGCTGCACGCCGCGCGCACCGCGTGCCTGGATGAGCTGCTCGCGCTGCCCAACGGCCTCAAGACGCGCATCGGTGAAGCGGGCGTGCGGCTGTCCGGAGGCGAGGAGCAGCGGCTCCAGCTCGCGCGCGCCATCTATCGCAATCCGCGCGTGCTCTTCCTCGACGAGGCCACCAGCCACCTGGACGCGTCCCTGGAGCGCGCGATTACCGAGGCCCTGCAGCGCGAGGCCGCCGGACGCACGCTCGTCGTGGTGGCCCACCGGCTGTCCACCGTGCGCCGCGCGGACAAGATTGTCGTGCTCGACAAGGGCCGCGTCGTCGAGGAGGGCACGCATGACGAGCTGGTGCTCATCCCCGGCGGCCGCTACCGCGCGCTCGTCGAGAACCAGATGGAGCAGCGATGA
- a CDS encoding ATP-grasp domain-containing protein: MTTGVVALVGSREDIHIQEVGRRLEALGVASVVVDTLTFPDETRMSLTEDLAGIRVDGRELGRPAAAYLRGLHTHPLAHGVDASEAMAEDWRTTLTVFREKATFLLGVLGRWERLGVPLYNPPSADWVLHKPVQLSALAAAGLPVPRTLWTNEPEAVRRFASGGRVAYKPVMGGAATQELLPEDLTDARLAALAASPVTFQELLPGEDIRVFVLDGEVIASLHIVTSALDFRQNEERIEQVVLPDAVARQCVRACEVLGLRWTGLDLKRGLDGELKFLELNGSPMFLGFDAGGGTDVAGHFTRTLAKHARGG; encoded by the coding sequence ATGACGACTGGCGTGGTGGCACTGGTGGGCTCCCGGGAGGACATCCACATCCAGGAGGTGGGTCGGAGGCTCGAGGCCCTGGGCGTGGCGAGCGTCGTGGTGGACACGCTGACGTTCCCCGACGAGACGCGGATGTCGCTGACCGAGGACCTGGCCGGCATCCGCGTGGACGGGCGCGAGCTGGGGCGTCCCGCCGCGGCGTACCTGCGCGGGCTGCACACGCATCCCCTGGCGCACGGGGTCGACGCCTCGGAGGCCATGGCGGAGGACTGGCGCACCACGCTCACCGTCTTCCGTGAGAAGGCCACGTTCTTGTTGGGAGTGCTCGGCCGGTGGGAGCGCTTGGGGGTGCCGCTGTACAACCCGCCCTCGGCGGACTGGGTGCTGCACAAGCCCGTGCAGCTGAGCGCGCTGGCGGCAGCGGGGCTGCCGGTGCCTCGCACGCTGTGGACGAACGAGCCGGAGGCGGTGCGCCGCTTCGCCTCGGGCGGACGCGTGGCCTACAAGCCCGTCATGGGCGGGGCCGCCACGCAGGAGCTCCTGCCGGAGGACCTCACCGACGCGCGGCTCGCGGCGCTGGCCGCGTCCCCCGTCACCTTCCAGGAGCTGCTCCCGGGCGAGGACATCCGCGTCTTCGTGCTGGATGGCGAGGTCATCGCGAGCCTGCACATCGTCACCTCCGCGCTGGACTTCCGACAGAACGAGGAGCGCATCGAGCAGGTGGTGCTGCCGGACGCGGTGGCGCGGCAGTGCGTGAGGGCGTGCGAGGTGCTCGGTCTGCGCTGGACGGGGCTGGACCTCAAGCGGGGCCTGGATGGCGAGCTGAAGTTCCTGGAGCTGAACGGCTCGCCCATGTTCCTGGGCTTCGACGCGGGAGGAGGCACGGACGTCGCCGGGCACTTCACGCGGACGCTGGCGAAGCACGCGCGGGGCGGCTGA
- a CDS encoding zinc metalloprotease encodes MSSFVARRSGRFSVVIGVLALLSGCSSAPESQQPEPTPPAAEEQPGQQAIEGRGCGVNPTHEEMADMERRFQSERAVSAFARPVGSVNIPVYFHVINKGTGVANGDITTAMITNQIAVLNAAYASTPFKFTLTATDRTTNTTWYNLGSGSSAERAMKTALRKGGKNALNIYSANLSGGLLGWATFPSSYASNPTMDGVVILYSSVPGGSASPYNLGDTGTHEVGHWLGLYHTFQGGCSTTNDSVSDTPAEASPAYGCPTGRNTCSAAGNDPITNFMDYTDDSCMNSFTTGQANRMDSQALTYR; translated from the coding sequence ATGTCCAGTTTCGTCGCGCGTCGCAGTGGCCGTTTCTCCGTGGTCATCGGTGTCCTGGCGCTGCTGTCCGGCTGTTCGAGCGCCCCGGAGTCCCAGCAGCCCGAGCCCACGCCTCCGGCGGCCGAGGAGCAGCCCGGTCAGCAGGCCATCGAGGGGCGCGGCTGCGGCGTGAACCCGACGCACGAGGAGATGGCGGACATGGAGCGCCGCTTCCAGTCGGAGCGCGCGGTGTCGGCCTTCGCGCGGCCGGTCGGCTCGGTGAACATCCCCGTCTACTTCCATGTCATCAACAAGGGCACGGGCGTGGCGAACGGCGACATCACCACGGCGATGATTACCAACCAGATTGCGGTGCTGAACGCCGCGTACGCGAGCACGCCGTTCAAGTTCACGCTGACGGCGACGGACCGCACGACGAACACCACCTGGTACAACCTGGGCTCGGGCTCGTCCGCGGAGCGCGCCATGAAGACGGCGCTGCGCAAGGGCGGCAAGAACGCGCTCAACATCTACTCGGCGAACCTGAGCGGCGGCCTGTTGGGCTGGGCGACGTTCCCCTCCAGCTACGCCAGCAACCCGACGATGGACGGCGTGGTGATTCTGTACTCCAGCGTGCCGGGCGGCAGCGCGTCGCCGTACAACCTGGGTGACACGGGCACGCACGAGGTCGGCCATTGGCTGGGCCTGTACCACACGTTCCAGGGCGGCTGCTCCACCACGAACGACTCCGTCAGCGACACGCCGGCGGAGGCCTCGCCCGCGTACGGCTGCCCCACGGGTCGCAACACCTGCTCCGCCGCGGGCAACGACCCCATCACCAACTTCATGGACTACACGGACGACTCCTGCATGAACAGCTTCACCACGGGCCAGGCGAACCGCATGGACTCGCAGGCGCTGACCTACCGCTGA
- a CDS encoding M20/M25/M40 family metallo-hydrolase → MSALTLREDRFLDVLRRLIALTPRLQNNLEAGLVPQERLAAQVVLDTLAPHIASGFIHAEALASQGNESRVSLVLTVNGTGEGAVGFVGAHFDVVPADQVAEGWERSPFELWEGPDGVLYGRGVTDCLGHVAVATDLLAQLAEANVRPRRTLKVVLIANEEAGDLPGLGLSYVAEQGRLKDLVGQPVYWLDSANFGPTVGTAGNSVWELKVTGVGGHSGMPQNCVNALELAMAASLELGRWFHARYPPNEDEKRWGFLATSSLKATVMEAANTKENKIPGDVVVKGDVRLTPFHDMAEVRRATEDFVRELDARLERGDVPAGWPRTRTEDGRRGRLSLRFQGGGTEGIACRLDSPGLQALKDAMKAVRGVDAQPFSLTGSLPLVRDLQRQGCDVQITGFGDMKYYHAPNEQAHLKDFRQGFSILWELLARL, encoded by the coding sequence ATGTCCGCGCTGACACTGAGAGAAGACCGCTTCCTGGATGTGCTCCGCCGTCTCATCGCCCTGACGCCCCGGTTGCAGAACAACCTGGAGGCGGGGCTGGTGCCCCAGGAGCGGCTGGCCGCGCAGGTGGTGCTGGACACGCTGGCGCCGCACATCGCCAGTGGCTTCATCCACGCGGAGGCCCTCGCGTCCCAGGGCAACGAGTCGCGCGTCAGCCTGGTGCTCACCGTGAATGGCACGGGCGAGGGCGCGGTGGGCTTCGTGGGCGCGCACTTCGACGTCGTTCCGGCGGACCAGGTCGCCGAGGGCTGGGAGCGCAGCCCCTTCGAGCTGTGGGAGGGCCCGGACGGCGTGCTCTACGGGCGCGGCGTCACCGACTGCCTGGGCCACGTCGCGGTGGCCACGGACCTGCTCGCGCAGCTGGCCGAGGCCAACGTGCGCCCGCGCCGCACGCTCAAGGTCGTGCTCATCGCCAACGAGGAGGCGGGGGATTTGCCCGGCCTGGGCCTGAGCTACGTGGCCGAGCAGGGCCGGCTGAAGGATTTGGTGGGCCAGCCGGTGTACTGGTTGGACAGCGCCAACTTCGGCCCCACCGTGGGCACCGCGGGCAACAGCGTGTGGGAGCTGAAGGTGACGGGCGTGGGGGGCCACTCGGGCATGCCGCAGAACTGCGTGAACGCGCTGGAGCTGGCCATGGCCGCGTCGCTGGAGCTGGGCCGCTGGTTCCACGCGCGCTACCCGCCCAACGAGGACGAGAAGCGCTGGGGCTTCCTCGCCACCTCCAGCCTCAAGGCCACCGTGATGGAAGCGGCCAACACCAAGGAGAACAAGATTCCCGGCGACGTGGTGGTGAAGGGCGATGTCCGCCTGACGCCCTTCCACGACATGGCCGAGGTGCGGCGCGCCACCGAGGACTTCGTGCGGGAGCTGGACGCGCGGCTGGAGCGCGGCGACGTCCCCGCCGGCTGGCCTCGCACGCGCACCGAGGACGGGCGGCGCGGCCGGCTCTCCTTGCGCTTCCAGGGCGGCGGCACCGAGGGCATCGCCTGCCGGCTGGACTCGCCCGGCCTCCAGGCACTGAAGGACGCGATGAAGGCCGTGCGCGGCGTGGACGCGCAGCCCTTCTCGCTCACCGGCTCGCTGCCCCTGGTGAGGGACCTGCAACGCCAGGGCTGCGACGTGCAGATAACGGGCTTCGGGGACATGAAGTACTACCACGCGCCGAACGAGCAGGCGCACCTGAAGGACTTCCGGCAGGGCTTCTCCATCCTGTGGGAGCTGCTCGCGCGACTGTGA
- a CDS encoding pyridoxal-phosphate-dependent aminotransferase family protein, whose product MRELLMIPGPVEFEEEVLRALGAPSLSHTDPAFIVTFGRALQRLREVCLAPSAQPFVVSGSGTLAMEMAVANLVEPGDAALVVNTGYFSDRMAKILERHGAKVTHVRASPGDAPTVEEVKARLERGGFKVMTVTHVDTSTGVLAPVEGLVKAARALGVLSVVDGVCATAGEVFHQDAWGADVYLTASQKAVGVPPGLALVTASPQAMAAWKGRKAPVASVYSDWAEWLPIMEAYAGGKPSYFATPPVNLVSALDVSLGQILAEGMEARFSRHQRLARAFRAAWSALGLRLLPVSEAVTANTLSAVYYPEGVDASLVGRVKAEGVVIAGGLHPDLKTRYFRVGHMNRVGPGDVLVTVGAVERALLAAGHRAEAGAGLRAAESVLAAR is encoded by the coding sequence GTGAGAGAACTGCTGATGATTCCGGGGCCGGTGGAGTTCGAGGAAGAGGTGCTGCGCGCCCTGGGCGCCCCCTCGCTCAGCCACACGGACCCGGCCTTCATCGTCACCTTCGGTCGGGCGCTGCAGCGGCTGCGCGAGGTGTGCCTCGCCCCTTCCGCGCAGCCCTTCGTCGTCTCCGGCTCCGGCACCCTGGCCATGGAGATGGCCGTGGCCAACCTGGTGGAGCCCGGCGACGCGGCCCTCGTGGTGAACACCGGTTACTTCAGTGACCGGATGGCGAAGATTCTCGAGCGGCACGGCGCGAAGGTGACGCACGTGCGCGCCTCCCCGGGCGACGCGCCCACGGTGGAGGAGGTGAAGGCGCGGCTGGAGCGCGGCGGCTTCAAGGTGATGACGGTCACCCACGTGGACACGTCCACGGGCGTGCTGGCGCCGGTGGAGGGGCTGGTGAAGGCCGCGCGGGCGCTCGGCGTGCTGTCGGTGGTGGACGGCGTCTGCGCCACCGCGGGCGAGGTGTTCCACCAGGACGCGTGGGGCGCGGACGTGTACCTGACGGCCAGCCAGAAGGCGGTGGGCGTGCCGCCCGGCCTCGCGCTCGTCACCGCGAGCCCCCAGGCGATGGCGGCGTGGAAGGGCCGCAAGGCGCCGGTGGCCAGCGTGTACTCGGACTGGGCGGAGTGGCTGCCCATCATGGAGGCCTACGCGGGCGGCAAGCCGTCGTACTTCGCCACGCCGCCCGTCAACCTCGTCAGCGCGCTGGACGTGAGCCTGGGGCAGATTCTGGCCGAGGGCATGGAGGCGCGCTTCTCCCGTCACCAGCGTCTGGCCCGCGCCTTCCGCGCCGCGTGGAGCGCGCTGGGGCTGCGCCTCTTGCCCGTGTCGGAGGCGGTGACGGCGAACACGCTCAGCGCCGTCTACTACCCGGAGGGCGTGGACGCCTCGCTCGTCGGACGCGTGAAGGCCGAGGGCGTGGTGATTGCCGGCGGGCTCCACCCGGACCTCAAGACGCGCTACTTCCGCGTGGGCCACATGAACCGCGTGGGCCCCGGCGACGTGCTCGTCACCGTGGGCGCCGTGGAGCGCGCCCTGCTCGCCGCCGGTCACCGGGCGGAGGCCGGCGCGGGCCTGCGCGCCGCCGAGTCCGTGCTCGCCGCCCGCTGA
- a CDS encoding TIGR02265 family protein, which translates to MYVSLDVSGGGAAWELEQRRLAATEDDQARGMFFRGALHVIAFLGGEGSVARCKGVAGVWEINPFQLYSVSRYLRMVSTAARLLAPRQGGFDEVLERMGAQATVDFLASLFGRELLAESAGSPRLLLESLGDAYRMAVSYGERYPVWTGERSARFIMRRDFMPAAYHEGVLRGALEAVGARDVRVSGRQVALLDSEFELSWR; encoded by the coding sequence ATGTACGTGAGCTTGGATGTGAGCGGTGGTGGCGCGGCGTGGGAGCTGGAGCAGCGTCGATTGGCCGCGACCGAGGACGACCAGGCGCGCGGGATGTTCTTCCGCGGCGCGCTGCACGTCATCGCGTTCCTGGGCGGAGAGGGCTCCGTCGCGCGGTGCAAGGGCGTGGCGGGCGTGTGGGAAATCAACCCGTTCCAGCTCTACTCGGTGTCGCGCTACCTGCGCATGGTGTCCACGGCGGCGCGGCTCCTGGCGCCCCGACAGGGCGGCTTCGACGAGGTGCTCGAGCGCATGGGCGCGCAGGCCACGGTGGACTTCCTGGCGTCGCTGTTCGGCCGGGAGCTGCTGGCGGAGTCCGCGGGCAGTCCCCGGCTCCTGCTCGAGTCCTTAGGTGACGCGTACCGCATGGCGGTGAGCTACGGGGAGCGCTACCCGGTGTGGACGGGCGAGCGCAGCGCGCGCTTCATCATGCGCCGCGACTTCATGCCCGCCGCGTACCACGAGGGCGTGCTGCGCGGCGCCCTGGAGGCGGTGGGCGCCCGCGACGTGCGCGTGAGCGGGCGGCAGGTGGCGCTGCTCGACAGCGAGTTCGAGCTGTCCTGGCGGTAG